One region of Termitidicoccus mucosus genomic DNA includes:
- a CDS encoding AAA family ATPase, whose protein sequence is MANREQLLRLQGIEGHLRAHLRGQDHVLPRLAAVFVRGELGLTRTDRPRGIFLAVGPTGTGKTESVLLVGHYLFGENSVRRFDLSEYQRPDAIERLLGADGSEGGAIGRAAHGAERRIWLFDELEKAHPKVFDLFIQMLEPGHLTLATGQVVSFRNDYIAFTSNLGAAEAMRMVRSSLTSIEQAVLRRVAESLRPEILARIPDKFVFGRLTPDVQREIAALHLAAEVNRLRSVGFDLEVSREALEFLMREGFHPHLGARPLRQTIERNLQDAVAEALFSYGIGSGKISVNQQGRRLCLIPS, encoded by the coding sequence ATGGCAAATCGTGAACAGCTCCTCCGGCTCCAAGGAATTGAGGGGCATCTCCGCGCGCATTTGCGTGGACAGGATCACGTGTTGCCGAGATTGGCTGCGGTGTTCGTTCGTGGCGAACTTGGCCTGACGCGGACAGATCGGCCGCGGGGTATTTTTCTCGCCGTTGGCCCGACGGGGACCGGTAAAACGGAGTCGGTTTTACTGGTGGGCCACTATCTCTTCGGAGAGAATTCGGTGCGGAGGTTCGACCTTTCCGAGTATCAGCGCCCGGATGCGATCGAACGCCTGCTGGGAGCCGATGGCTCGGAAGGCGGCGCGATTGGCCGGGCGGCGCACGGAGCAGAGCGCCGCATCTGGCTCTTCGACGAGTTGGAAAAGGCCCACCCCAAGGTTTTCGATCTGTTCATTCAGATGCTGGAACCCGGGCACCTCACGCTGGCCACCGGACAAGTGGTTTCGTTCCGCAATGACTACATCGCCTTCACCTCGAATCTCGGCGCGGCGGAAGCGATGCGCATGGTCCGATCGAGCCTCACCAGCATTGAACAGGCCGTGCTGCGGCGCGTGGCCGAATCCCTGCGTCCCGAAATCCTTGCCCGGATTCCGGACAAGTTCGTTTTCGGACGATTGACGCCCGACGTGCAGCGGGAAATCGCCGCATTGCACCTCGCGGCCGAAGTCAACCGCCTGCGGTCCGTCGGATTCGACCTGGAGGTCTCCCGGGAGGCGTTGGAATTTCTGATGCGCGAGGGATTTCATCCCCACCTAGGCGCGCGCCCCCTGCGGCAGACGATTGAGCGCAACCTGCAGGACGCGGTGGCCGAGGCGCTATTTTCTTATGGGATTGGAAGTGGAAAAATCTCAGTGAATCAGCAAGGGCGTCGATTATGCCTAATCCCGTCCTGA
- a CDS encoding TrbI/VirB10 family protein, whose product MKLDSQFFSSPTGQLVAVGVLAAITMGIVAWQRAHRGASMSPAKAVAPASLPKVFERGGARFEPPSPPPSIPATSTTPPAVPSIPPALPLSLTARSTESEEASIRGAPFGRLIPCETVVTLESNRLETPVIGLVTEDVWHNGYLIIPAGAEVHGRASLDRARERLAVQGRWMIVWRSPGRENGRELRVDGIALDREIAADGQWGSHDGSAGLRGEILRTDDWREIKLFAATFLSVATSALQDTRSTAGLLGETAVPTATARNATLAGTSAILREYAQQLRDAVAHDGFYVRVPAGKPFYLYVTQTLDAFDRPATAPATGSMPSQP is encoded by the coding sequence ATGAAACTCGACAGCCAATTCTTCAGCAGTCCAACCGGACAACTCGTCGCCGTCGGGGTACTGGCCGCGATCACCATGGGAATCGTCGCTTGGCAGCGTGCCCATCGCGGCGCGTCCATGTCTCCGGCAAAGGCAGTCGCCCCTGCCTCATTACCCAAGGTGTTTGAACGGGGCGGTGCCCGCTTCGAGCCGCCGTCTCCACCTCCGTCAATCCCGGCGACGTCAACAACACCTCCCGCTGTTCCCTCAATACCGCCTGCATTGCCACTTTCACTTACCGCACGTTCGACGGAGTCGGAAGAAGCGTCGATCAGGGGCGCGCCTTTCGGTCGCTTGATTCCGTGCGAAACGGTGGTCACGCTGGAATCGAATCGCTTGGAGACGCCGGTCATCGGTCTGGTTACCGAGGATGTCTGGCACAATGGTTATCTCATCATCCCAGCCGGAGCCGAGGTGCATGGGCGTGCTTCGCTCGACCGCGCCCGCGAGCGGTTGGCCGTTCAGGGCCGCTGGATGATTGTCTGGCGCTCACCGGGTCGCGAGAACGGACGCGAACTTCGCGTCGATGGCATCGCGCTCGATCGTGAAATCGCGGCGGACGGTCAGTGGGGATCGCACGATGGCTCCGCCGGATTGCGGGGCGAAATCCTGCGCACTGACGACTGGCGGGAAATCAAACTTTTCGCGGCGACCTTTCTCTCCGTTGCCACTTCAGCACTTCAGGACACGCGCAGTACGGCGGGCCTGCTCGGCGAAACCGCAGTGCCGACGGCGACCGCCCGCAATGCCACCCTCGCGGGCACGAGCGCGATTCTCCGCGAATACGCGCAGCAGCTTCGCGATGCCGTGGCCCACGATGGTTTCTATGTCCGGGTCCCGGCAGGGAAACCGTTTTATCTCTATGTCACCCAAACCCTCGACGCGTTCGACCGCCCGGCGACCGCGCCTGCAACCGGCTCCATGCCATCACAACCATGA
- a CDS encoding glycoside hydrolase family 2, producing the protein MSLDGQWRFALASNAEAADAKFGKFYEASFDSSAFAPIAVPSNWTTDDRFDEPRYRRPSEADGFYLHSFDAPETLKDRRVLLHFDGVWVSAEVWLNGKNIGRHDSGFTSFAFDISKNIKPGKKNQLAVRVRQRVQSHRFDTNDDWSLPGIYRSVWIEDTPRELFIESVGVRTAFDYEYRNATVEVRAMISRNEKAYIFAPSPPFELRATLTRDGKTIATHTYTAATITSGHNGRDVPITLRVDSPAAWTAETPNLYDLRVDLYYHDKHVHTWSDRIGIRDVSTTGGVLRVNGRPVKLRGVNRHDEHPDVGRATRAEHWRQDLELMKAANINTVRCSHYPPAEGFIRLCDEMGMYVLSEIPLGYGGSDLNNPILAEGVYLRLHETVMRDRNRPSIIVWNFGNEGAITSIHLAGLRMLKGLDPTRPVLKPFRADTHLPPEIDILAPHYWSAADYDRLAADSRRPIITTEYSHALGPGEFDFGELEQRFDTLTAHPTGAGGCIWIWADQGLRRPVNGRQILHPMRDKKHYTPYGAELVAENIIENGAAIIDAHGNDGADGIVNADRTPQRDYWETKAVYAPVRFLAERIAFNANQPVLRIPIRNDHDFLDLNTVTFAWTLHRDAEPIENGTATLAAPPHVTAQLEIPAAKITDFAQHVYYADIAVLRADGSEMTRKSVRIGYESTPQPAAPAVANPAAPKIEKRASAVSVVAGEACYEFNTATGEISAISIAGKRVTDGATLLVWRPVDYGERNPLDKRERQYDWDTFMQNIAPRLVSWNIAESANAGAVRITATVEYRADDRNIARATYNYTVTNTGVLRIALEIEPKLDALFIPEAGVEFSLGKNLNRLTWLGYGPLNSIAGKTAATRFGWWSYATADALARGNKWNPDWIRVTTADGASLHVRGAQAARLGGDANGGYTLRVLTHQSGGWTKLFPPERPEWYLDLEKTKKFSGAFEVVPVR; encoded by the coding sequence TTGTCACTCGACGGACAGTGGCGGTTTGCTCTCGCGTCAAACGCGGAAGCCGCCGATGCGAAGTTTGGCAAGTTTTACGAGGCGTCATTCGACTCGTCGGCGTTTGCTCCCATCGCCGTTCCGTCAAATTGGACGACTGACGACCGCTTCGACGAACCACGCTATCGCCGTCCCAGCGAGGCCGATGGTTTTTATCTGCACAGCTTCGACGCTCCGGAAACGCTCAAAGACCGGCGCGTGCTGCTCCATTTTGACGGTGTGTGGGTTTCCGCGGAAGTCTGGCTCAATGGGAAAAATATCGGACGCCACGACAGCGGGTTCACGTCGTTCGCATTTGATATTTCGAAAAACATAAAACCGGGAAAAAAGAACCAGCTCGCCGTGCGCGTGCGCCAGCGCGTGCAGTCGCACCGCTTCGACACCAACGACGACTGGTCGCTGCCCGGCATTTACCGCAGCGTCTGGATCGAGGACACGCCGCGCGAACTGTTCATCGAAAGCGTCGGCGTGCGCACAGCGTTCGACTACGAGTATCGCAACGCCACCGTCGAGGTGCGCGCGATGATTTCCCGCAACGAAAAAGCATACATCTTCGCTCCATCGCCTCCGTTCGAACTCAGGGCCACGCTCACTCGCGACGGCAAAACCATCGCCACGCACACCTACACCGCCGCCACCATCACGAGCGGACACAACGGCCGCGATGTGCCGATCACACTCCGCGTCGATTCACCCGCCGCGTGGACCGCCGAGACGCCCAATCTCTACGATCTGCGCGTCGATTTGTATTATCACGACAAACACGTCCACACCTGGAGCGACCGCATCGGCATCCGTGACGTTTCGACCACCGGTGGCGTCCTCCGCGTCAACGGCCGGCCCGTGAAACTGCGCGGCGTCAATCGCCACGACGAGCACCCCGACGTCGGTCGCGCCACGCGCGCCGAGCACTGGCGTCAGGATCTGGAGCTCATGAAAGCCGCGAACATAAACACCGTCCGCTGCTCGCACTATCCGCCCGCCGAGGGCTTCATTCGCCTCTGCGACGAAATGGGCATGTATGTTCTCAGTGAAATTCCGCTCGGCTATGGCGGCAGCGATTTGAACAACCCCATTCTCGCCGAAGGCGTGTATCTGCGCCTCCACGAAACCGTCATGCGCGACCGCAACCGCCCTTCGATCATCGTTTGGAATTTTGGAAACGAAGGCGCGATTACCTCCATCCACCTTGCCGGACTGCGCATGCTCAAAGGGCTCGATCCCACACGTCCCGTGCTCAAGCCATTCCGCGCCGACACGCACCTGCCGCCCGAAATCGACATCCTCGCACCGCACTATTGGAGCGCCGCCGATTACGACCGCCTCGCCGCCGACTCGCGCCGCCCCATCATCACGACCGAATACTCGCACGCACTCGGCCCCGGCGAGTTCGACTTTGGCGAACTGGAGCAACGCTTCGACACGCTTACCGCGCATCCCACCGGCGCCGGCGGCTGTATCTGGATATGGGCCGACCAAGGCCTTCGCCGCCCCGTCAACGGCCGCCAAATCCTGCACCCCATGCGCGACAAAAAACACTACACTCCCTACGGCGCGGAACTCGTTGCGGAAAATATCATCGAGAACGGAGCCGCAATCATCGACGCGCACGGAAACGACGGCGCCGATGGCATCGTCAACGCCGACCGCACGCCGCAACGCGACTACTGGGAAACGAAAGCCGTTTACGCCCCCGTGCGGTTTCTCGCCGAACGCATCGCGTTCAACGCAAACCAACCCGTCCTCCGCATTCCCATTCGCAACGATCACGATTTCCTCGACCTCAACACCGTGACGTTTGCATGGACGCTCCACCGCGACGCCGAGCCAATCGAGAACGGCACCGCCACGCTTGCCGCGCCGCCTCACGTCACCGCGCAACTCGAAATCCCCGCCGCAAAAATCACCGACTTCGCGCAACATGTATATTACGCCGACATCGCCGTGCTCCGTGCCGACGGCAGCGAGATGACGCGCAAGAGCGTTCGCATCGGTTACGAATCCACCCCGCAACCCGCCGCGCCCGCCGTCGCAAACCCCGCCGCGCCCAAAATCGAAAAACGCGCCTCCGCTGTTTCCGTCGTCGCAGGCGAAGCGTGTTACGAATTCAACACGGCGACCGGCGAAATCTCCGCCATCAGTATCGCGGGCAAACGTGTAACCGACGGCGCGACGCTCCTAGTCTGGCGTCCCGTGGATTACGGGGAACGCAACCCGCTCGACAAACGCGAACGCCAATACGACTGGGACACGTTTATGCAAAACATCGCGCCCAGGCTCGTCTCCTGGAACATCGCCGAGAGTGCAAACGCCGGCGCCGTGCGCATCACCGCCACAGTCGAATACCGCGCTGACGACCGCAACATCGCCCGTGCAACCTACAACTACACCGTCACAAACACCGGCGTCCTCCGCATCGCGCTCGAAATTGAACCCAAGCTCGACGCGCTTTTCATTCCCGAGGCGGGTGTCGAGTTTTCACTCGGAAAAAACCTCAACCGCCTCACGTGGCTCGGCTACGGCCCGCTCAATTCGATTGCCGGAAAAACCGCCGCCACACGCTTCGGCTGGTGGAGCTACGCGACGGCCGACGCGCTCGCACGAGGCAACAAATGGAATCCAGATTGGATACGCGTGACCACCGCCGACGGAGCGAGCCTGCATGTTCGCGGCGCACAAGCCGCCCGTCTCGGCGGCGACGCGAACGGCGGCTACACGTTGCGCGTGCTCACGCATCAGAGCGGCGGGTGGACAAAACTCTTCCCGCCCGAACGCCCCGAATGGTATCTCGATTTGGAAAAGACAAAGAAGTTCTCCGGAGCGTTTGAAGTGGTGCCGGTGCGCTAA
- a CDS encoding glycoside hydrolase family 88/105 protein codes for MEKTPSFIALILASASCCIGASAASTQKSMQPEIVVAMGKAADWQLAAEIKPKQSPTDWINGAFYTGLMATAETSPSPRFREALIKIGETNQWKIGRRTYHADDHCVAQAYLELYLSDKNPKQHADWIKTTRERFDYILKNPKTADTLAFDKKRRGNGDRWSWCDSLFMAPPAWIRLWKATGDQRYLDFMLSEWQATSDFLYDKDDHLFFRDSTFFPPRLESNGKKIFWSRGNGWVLAGLARVMQYLPKDHPARPRFEKQFREMSAKIITCQQPDGFWRASLLDPEKYPNKESSGTGFFVYGLAWGINNGLLDAATYKPAVLKGWAALMSCQQADGKITGVQQVGSSPTAHADNNSEPYGVGAFLLAGSEVYKLVGNK; via the coding sequence ATGGAAAAAACGCCCTCATTTATCGCCCTCATTCTCGCATCCGCATCTTGCTGCATCGGAGCTTCCGCTGCATCGACACAAAAATCCATGCAACCCGAAATCGTCGTAGCGATGGGAAAGGCCGCCGATTGGCAACTCGCCGCCGAAATCAAACCCAAGCAATCCCCAACCGACTGGATAAACGGCGCATTCTATACCGGACTCATGGCGACAGCCGAGACATCGCCAAGCCCGCGCTTCCGCGAAGCCCTGATTAAAATCGGCGAAACAAACCAATGGAAAATCGGCCGCCGCACCTATCACGCCGACGATCACTGCGTCGCCCAAGCCTATCTCGAACTTTATCTGAGCGACAAAAACCCAAAGCAGCACGCAGACTGGATTAAAACCACGCGCGAACGTTTCGATTATATTCTAAAGAACCCCAAAACTGCCGACACACTTGCCTTCGATAAAAAACGCCGGGGCAATGGTGATCGTTGGTCTTGGTGCGATTCGCTCTTTATGGCGCCGCCCGCATGGATTCGTCTTTGGAAAGCGACCGGCGACCAACGCTACCTCGATTTTATGCTCTCCGAGTGGCAGGCCACGTCGGATTTTCTCTACGACAAAGACGATCATCTTTTCTTTCGCGATAGCACGTTTTTCCCACCGCGACTCGAATCGAACGGCAAAAAGATTTTCTGGTCACGCGGCAATGGCTGGGTGCTCGCCGGTCTCGCCCGCGTGATGCAGTATTTGCCAAAGGACCATCCGGCCCGCCCACGTTTCGAAAAACAATTCCGCGAGATGTCCGCCAAAATCATCACCTGCCAGCAACCGGACGGCTTTTGGCGCGCGAGTCTGCTCGATCCGGAAAAATATCCGAACAAGGAAAGCAGCGGCACTGGTTTCTTCGTTTACGGCCTCGCCTGGGGCATCAACAACGGCTTGCTGGATGCCGCGACCTATAAACCTGCTGTATTAAAAGGTTGGGCTGCGCTTATGTCGTGCCAGCAAGCGGACGGCAAAATCACCGGTGTGCAACAAGTCGGCTCCAGCCCGACCGCACACGCCGACAACAACAGCGAACCCTACGGCGTAGGTGCGTTTCTGCTCGCTGGCTCTGAAGTATATAAACTTGTCGGGAACAAATAA
- a CDS encoding DUF2264 domain-containing protein produces the protein MNQRRNFIKTLALAGGTLGLTKATGLRAQATAQNTTAATSDIAPYWAWDKADVAAIRPYWCDVASRLATPVLEALSKRQLKATMPVEPAGTKQRDVTYLEALGRVLAGIAPWLELPADDTPEGRQRARLAVLAREAIDAGTDSKSPDFMNFCEKKVRQPQVDCAFLAQAMLRTPRELWEKLDARVKTNVIAGMKATRVVGASTRNNWCLFAAMIEVFLARAGEKHDGARVTSALKLMREWYAGDGWYGDGASFHMDYYNSFVIQPMLVEILDIVGDETPEWKELRDHAKTRLTRYAETQERFVAPDGSFPPVGRSLVYRGGAFQGLAFAALRKQLPKKVTPAQARTALTSVIRRTMEAPGTFDKNGWLQIGLGGHQPALGENYISTGSLYMASLPLLPLGLPPIDRFWTDAHVASTWEKAWSGVDMPEDHAIRGDAGDRWQAK, from the coding sequence ATGAATCAACGTCGCAATTTTATCAAAACACTCGCACTCGCAGGCGGCACTCTCGGCCTGACAAAAGCCACGGGCTTGCGCGCGCAAGCTACTGCGCAAAACACCACAGCTGCCACATCTGACATCGCTCCGTATTGGGCATGGGATAAGGCAGATGTCGCCGCGATTCGTCCCTACTGGTGCGATGTTGCGAGTCGTCTTGCGACGCCGGTGCTCGAAGCGCTTTCGAAGCGACAACTTAAAGCAACCATGCCCGTCGAGCCTGCAGGCACCAAGCAAAGGGACGTGACCTATCTTGAAGCGCTCGGACGCGTGCTCGCCGGCATCGCGCCCTGGTTGGAGTTGCCCGCCGATGATACGCCGGAAGGTCGCCAACGCGCCCGCCTTGCCGTGCTTGCCCGCGAAGCGATTGACGCGGGCACCGACTCGAAATCGCCCGATTTCATGAACTTTTGCGAAAAGAAAGTGCGCCAGCCTCAAGTCGATTGTGCGTTTCTCGCGCAAGCGATGTTGCGCACGCCACGCGAACTCTGGGAAAAACTCGACGCGCGTGTGAAAACAAACGTGATTGCCGGAATGAAGGCAACCCGCGTGGTGGGGGCCAGCACTCGCAATAACTGGTGCCTGTTTGCAGCGATGATAGAAGTGTTTCTGGCCCGAGCCGGTGAAAAGCACGATGGCGCTCGCGTGACCAGTGCCCTGAAATTGATGCGCGAATGGTATGCGGGCGACGGTTGGTATGGCGACGGCGCGTCGTTTCATATGGATTATTATAATTCATTCGTCATTCAGCCAATGCTTGTCGAAATCCTCGACATCGTCGGCGACGAAACACCCGAATGGAAAGAGCTGCGCGACCACGCCAAAACCCGCCTTACACGTTACGCAGAAACGCAGGAGCGCTTCGTCGCACCGGACGGCTCGTTTCCGCCGGTGGGACGTTCGCTCGTTTATCGCGGCGGTGCATTCCAAGGACTCGCGTTCGCAGCCTTGCGCAAACAACTGCCGAAAAAAGTCACGCCCGCCCAAGCCCGCACCGCGCTCACATCTGTGATTCGTCGCACAATGGAAGCTCCCGGTACATTTGATAAAAACGGCTGGCTGCAAATTGGTCTCGGCGGCCATCAGCCTGCGCTTGGTGAAAATTATATTTCCACCGGAAGCCTCTACATGGCCAGCCTGCCGCTGCTTCCGCTCGGCCTGCCACCCATCGACCGCTTCTGGACAGATGCGCATGTGGCAAGCACGTGGGAAAAAGCATGGAGTGGCGTGGACATGCCCGAAGACCACGCCATCCGCGGAGACGCCGGCGACCGCTGGCAGGCGAAGTAA
- a CDS encoding metal ABC transporter substrate-binding protein: MHTTIHNSLQFCHVRVRYRLTHVLNGSHWSKGVYSPPQNFSPSHTAVASARRFYSTAQEGGAAKNTTNDSFARVFPRVMKRVHNLLFLLFLSCFVAAESATQDTNSTLHVVALSTVLTEVAREVGGDRVQVIGLVQPGVDPHGFDPSAADVRKLEEADIAFASGLNLESYLDRVAIATAGKTNIVRIGEALPFIRMSADDDATPNAMHGHHHGGHANGKGEREPDPHWWHSIDNMIHATGLVRAEYTRQRPAWGEDFSRNAKLYQQRLTALKEWGASQMSTLPASSRHFVSSHDAFGYLAHDYGLAVHSISGLSTESEPDARRMTELVNLIRREHIRAIFAEESANSRLLQNLARETGVRIGGALYADGLGPADSDAATYGAMYRHNVRTIVESLRSPSDDTSK; this comes from the coding sequence ATGCACACAACCATTCATAACAGCCTGCAATTTTGCCATGTGCGCGTCCGATATCGTCTCACGCATGTGTTAAACGGCTCGCACTGGAGCAAGGGCGTCTATTCACCCCCTCAAAATTTTTCGCCATCGCACACCGCAGTTGCTAGCGCCCGGCGTTTTTATTCAACCGCCCAAGAAGGGGGCGCTGCGAAAAATACTACCAATGATTCCTTTGCTCGCGTGTTTCCCCGTGTTATGAAACGTGTCCACAATCTGTTATTTCTGCTGTTCTTGTCGTGCTTTGTCGCCGCTGAATCGGCGACGCAGGATACAAACTCCACACTGCATGTAGTGGCTCTAAGCACGGTGCTGACCGAGGTGGCTCGTGAGGTCGGCGGGGATCGGGTTCAAGTCATCGGACTCGTCCAGCCAGGCGTTGATCCGCACGGATTCGATCCGTCCGCGGCGGATGTGCGCAAGCTTGAGGAGGCGGACATTGCGTTCGCATCGGGCCTCAATCTCGAAAGCTATCTTGACCGGGTCGCAATCGCCACCGCCGGGAAAACGAACATTGTCAGGATTGGTGAGGCGCTGCCGTTTATCCGCATGTCTGCCGATGATGATGCCACCCCCAATGCCATGCATGGTCATCATCATGGCGGCCATGCGAATGGGAAAGGCGAACGGGAACCGGATCCGCATTGGTGGCACAGCATCGATAACATGATACACGCCACCGGTCTGGTGCGCGCCGAATACACGCGACAGCGGCCGGCGTGGGGCGAGGATTTCTCGCGCAACGCCAAGCTGTATCAGCAGCGGCTGACTGCGCTTAAGGAATGGGGGGCCAGCCAGATGTCCACGTTGCCAGCGTCGTCTCGGCATTTTGTGTCCTCACACGATGCTTTTGGTTATCTCGCCCACGATTATGGTCTTGCCGTGCATTCTATCAGCGGCCTCTCCACCGAAAGCGAACCGGATGCCAGACGCATGACGGAACTCGTCAACTTGATCCGGCGCGAACACATCCGCGCCATTTTCGCGGAAGAGAGCGCCAATTCCCGTCTCCTCCAAAATCTTGCGCGTGAAACGGGAGTGCGTATCGGCGGTGCCCTCTATGCGGACGGCCTCGGACCTGCCGACAGCGATGCCGCGACCTACGGCGCGATGTATCGCCACAATGTCCGCACGATCGTAGAATCCCTGCGTTCTCCGTCCGACGACACATCGAAATAA
- a CDS encoding DUF1349 domain-containing protein, translated as MKTPIAKLLFGSSIAFALLFATANAAPLKTKAIPYVMEVLNKPVALTVTDELIQISAKGKTNLFNNPNGIYRVQDAPMVVFTPRGDFTLRAKLTGDLKSIYDVCALVIYQDENLWAKFCYENSVEKIPTIVSVVTRTHSDDCNSMSAGGHAYMAMVKKGNEITFLYSPDNVTWQQIRSFHLALTQPPKVGFASHGSRGDGFTAKFTEIKYWDKALDNMKDE; from the coding sequence ATGAAAACTCCCATTGCAAAATTACTTTTCGGTTCATCCATCGCGTTCGCGTTGTTGTTTGCGACCGCAAATGCCGCCCCCTTGAAAACCAAGGCGATTCCCTACGTGATGGAGGTGTTGAACAAACCCGTGGCGCTCACCGTCACCGACGAATTGATACAAATCTCCGCTAAGGGAAAAACGAATCTCTTCAACAATCCCAACGGCATCTACCGCGTGCAGGATGCGCCGATGGTCGTGTTTACGCCCAGGGGTGATTTCACGCTGCGCGCAAAGCTCACGGGCGATTTGAAAAGCATCTACGACGTTTGCGCGCTTGTCATTTATCAGGACGAAAATCTCTGGGCGAAATTCTGCTACGAAAACTCGGTCGAAAAAATCCCGACAATTGTTTCTGTCGTGACCCGCACACATTCCGATGACTGCAATTCGATGAGCGCGGGAGGGCACGCTTACATGGCGATGGTGAAGAAAGGGAACGAAATCACATTTCTCTATTCGCCCGACAATGTGACGTGGCAGCAGATACGCAGTTTCCACCTCGCGCTGACGCAGCCGCCCAAAGTCGGGTTTGCCTCACATGGTTCGCGAGGTGACGGTTTTACCGCCAAGTTCACTGAGATCAAATATTGGGACAAAGCGCTGGATAACATGAAAGACGAATAA